In the genome of Candoia aspera isolate rCanAsp1 chromosome 4, rCanAsp1.hap2, whole genome shotgun sequence, the window ttgaatgaaattaattaaaatattaaaatagcaattttaaaattaagttaaaaattaaaatagcaacgAGAGGTAAAAGGCTAAAATTAGGGAGATATGGAAAATAGCATAACAGAGTTAACCTGTGAGATGTCCTGCCAGGAAATGGTGTCTACCAATTTGAACTGTTTCAAAAGGGATTAGTCCAAGCCGTGACGGGCTACTGGCCACAGTGGCTCTATGTACACCGGTGAGGCGTATATAGAACAAGGGGTCGAGGCCCCCAAAATGAGAGTTTTGCAGGCTCCGTCCTGCTCCTTGTGGTCTTCCCAGTTGCTTCTGGTTGGGGACCAGGAAGCGGCACGCTTGTCTAGTTAGGGTTTGGGCTGAGCCCGATGTGCTGCGGAGCCAGCTGAGCTGCCGTGGGTCCCTTCAGAAGCCTCAGTGCTCAAGTTCCTGATTCCCAGGCAAAAGTGGGATCAGCAGGGAGCGAGGAAGATGGCCCTGATGGAGGAATGCAAGGCAGCAAGGTGCAAAACATTTTTCAAGCCCAGAACGTCCAGGTAACATTTGGGAGCGACTGGCAGACACCTCCTtaatttggaggaggaggagagtccAGCTTGCAGGATTGTTACTAGAGCCAGTTTCAGTAGCCGTCGCTTTAGTCTTCCCATGGGGTTCTTGGCCTGGTCTGCCTAGGCGGGCTGAGAGGATCCCAACAGAGGGGTGAGCCCTAGAGGCGTGCTGCTGTTGCTGTGCGGGCTTGGACCCTTCTCGGCCAGGGCAATCGTTCCAGCCGGCCCAGGAGACACAGCCTGCCCTTCTGGGAGGCCCGGACCAAGCCTGGCAGTCGCACTCCGCTGACCTCTGCAAACAACCCTTTCCAGGCTCGCGCTCTCTTGAGCTTGGCAGCCCCTTGCGGTCCCGTGCCGGATCCCAGGCCCTGGATGAGCAGGAGCTCCTCAGTCAGCTGCGCAAGGTAGGGGTGCTGGCCGCTTGGCGAACACCAACCAAGGCAAGGTCATTCAAAACACGTGGCCTTTGCTATCGCCAGACGTAGCAGAGCAGCTCCCGTGCTTTGGCTTGCGGCCGGAGGGGCTGGGTTTCTCAGAGaggggcagggggcaggggggaCTGGAGCTGGACCCGGCACCCAAGCTGGGCGGGGGAGCACCCTCCTGCTTCTCTTACCCAAGAGCCGCTTTCCCTCCTCCCCCAGGCGATCGAGTCCCGTTTGAACGTTACGCTGGCTGAGGACTTGGGCGAGGCCCTGGCTGACGGGGTCATCCTTTGCCAGCTGGCAAACCAGCTGTGCCCACGCTCTGTGCCCTTCATTCATGTGCCCTCGCCTGCTGTGGTGAGCCTTTTGGGGAGGGTGGGGACAGGTCTCGCTCCTGCAGCAGGGTGGCCGCAGAGTGGCCAAGCTGCCACTGCTGTTATCAGACCGCCCAGGGCTCCTGCAGGCTGAAGTTTGGTCATGCCTTGGCGTCCCCTGCCCGGGCTAGGCACTGCCCGTGCGTGTCCAGCAGGCCGAACCTCCTCGCTGCCCTCGGCCACCGACTCCTCTCTCCTTTGCAACAGCCGAAGCTGAACGCCCTCAAAAGCCGCAAGAACGTGCAGAGCTTCCTGGCTGCCTGCCACCAGCTTGGGATTCCTGAGGTGAGACTGGGGGTGCGGACCCGGGGGGGCTGCTCTCTGGAGCGACTggcccccaccccctccccgcaGCTCCGTTCAGGCCCGCTTTCCCCCATCCGGGCCTGCTCTCTCACGCTCCCCCGCCAAGCAAAGCTGGGGgtgcctccctccccctcctcctgggCTTGCTCTCTTAGCATTTACGTGCCTGTCCTTTTTGTCCTGTGTTCTCTCTGTCTGCCACAGGTGTCTCTCTGTGGTGCCTCAGACATTGCCCTGCTCCTCCAAGGCAACGCCCACGGCTTCCTGTGCCTTCTGGAAGCCCTGCTGCTGCACCCAGTGGCAGGGAGTCCCCTCGCCCCTGCCGCCCTCTCCGATCACCTCGCGGGCTTTGGCATCTTCTATGCTTGCGTCATGCTGCTGTTGTACTTTGCCTATTGCAAGCtgtgtggctgctgctgctgccgctgagGGTCTGAAGCTGGGCCCTTCCGCCAGTCACCCTCCCTGCGTCAGGATGCAGCAGAGATTCAGGCCTTGGTCAAGCTGCCCCCTTGCTAGGGAGACCTTTCCTCCCACGTCAGACCAGTAGTCAGCGCCCAAGTGCTGGGCGAGCCCTCCTTTCTtcaccaggtgggatgggttgggGGCAGTCGGGAATCAAAGGCACTGGCTGCCCCACATAGTTCAGCCGGGGTTTCCTGACCCTTCGAGGCTGCGGGTTCCCTGCTACGTCAGTTCAGATTCACCGTGGCCTGGTCATGCTTGTGCCTTCCCCTTGGCCCAGTGCCCAGGAAACTGCTGCCTTCCTAAGTGCCTCCTGGGGCAGGATGGCTGCAGGTGTGCCCCACCTGGCAGCACAGAGGCCTCTGTCTGCTTGTTCCCGAGAACTGAGCTACTTCCAGCACAGCAGCCCTTCGCTTTAATGATGGCTACGCTTTCCCAATCCCAGTGTGGGCTCCCACACCCTTCTGGCCAAGAGTTGCAGAGCTTTCTGGCTGTTTCGCACTCTGGAACAGGCCCTGACTTGCTTCCCCTCTGCCTGCCAGCTGGGAACTCAAGGACTTGGCTTGTCCCCGGGTGGGCAGGCCATGACCTTTCGAGGGCTGTGGGCCAAATGGCTGCAACCTCCTGTGAGATCTGGGCGCTCAGTTCCTACTCTTGCTGTAACAGTGCATATCTTGGGGCACCTGGGAATGGTTTTGGAAACCTCTCTGCCTAAAGCTGCCCATGCTGGTGCGTGCCTGCATTCGAGGGTACCAGACTTGTGATCTACAACTGAAGGTCCAAGGTAGGGGCAGAAGAGGAAGGAACCCCGTGTGCCCCAGTCTCTTCACCTAGACCTGGCTTGGCACAACTCTGctcctcctgagctgcctctgccCTGTCCGGTGAAGCCCCCCCTTGAATGGAAATGCCTTAATGGGAGAAAGCGATTCTCCTTTCGGATGTAGGCCTTTCAATAATGCTACCCCTTTGCTgccttaaatatattaaattatacatatatatattttatacatacacacacacacacgtatatatatatttgaagaaAAGAGAACTATGGGATATTGTGAAGATTTGTCTTTTTACTGCGTGTACAGTATTGTAAATAGCTATTTATCGTTCTCCTCTGGGAGGAGCCCTTTTCAAGGCTCCAGCTTCTCTGTATTCTGCATCCTATAAACGCATCTGTGTGTCAGCCTCCGTCGCGCTGTACAGTCGAAGCTCCCCTGCTCGTCTGTTCTCCCTCGCCCCAATTGTGTACGCTGAAAAACGCAAGAAACCGTGTTGCAAAGGACAGACGCGTGGCTCTGCTCGCTTCGTGCTCCCGGTCTCCCGCGCGCTCCTCGGGGCAACGCGCCTGCTGCGGGGCGGAAGGGCGGGCCGGCCGGCCGCTCCCCGGCGCCGGCGGGGCTTCGAAGGCCCCGGGGACGCGGGACACCGCCCGCCCGACTCCTCGCGGGAGGGGGGCTGCCCGGGGTCGCCCGCTAACGAGCGCCTCCCGCCCGCAGGCCGACCTCTGCTGCCCCCGCGGCGGGCTGGACGACGAGGACCTGCCCCGCCTGGCCGCCACCGTGCAGGCGCTGCTGGAGACGGACCGCAGGACCGGGGCGGCCTAGGCCCACGGCTGGGAGGGcgcggggggaggggaggggaggggcggcGCGGGTGCCTCGAACCGCGGGGCGCAGGGCACGCCGGGAGCTGTGGTCCAccgcggcgggcgggcgggctgaGAGGAAGAGGAGCGGCCTTCCGGCGCCGTGACGTCACCGGGGGCGCCGCGCAGCGGGCGGGGccgaaggcggcggcggcggtggcgaaGATGGCGGACCTGCTGGGCTCGATCCTGAGCGCCATGGAGCCGCCCCCGAGCCTGGACGACCGCGAGGCCCGGCGCGCCAGGGGTCGGTGGGCCGGGGCTTGcggggggcgggcgggcgggctccCTCCTCGCGGGGGGCGAAGGGTCCGGCGCCCGCCCGGGCCCGCCGCCtgagccgccgccgccgggtgTCGTTTCTCCCCGCAGAGCAGAGCGCGCGGCTGCGGACGCTGCAGGAGCAGGAGAAGCGCCAGAAGGCGGCCTTCCGGAAGCGGGTCTGTCCCCCTCCCCGGGCgcggggcggcgggcggcggggcGCGGGCGGGCGGCGGGTCGCGCTGACGCCGCCTCTCCCCCAGATGGAGCGGGAGGTCTCGGCCTTCATCCAGGACAGCGCGCAGCCCCGGCGGCGCTTCCGGCCCATGAGCAAGATCGAGCGCAGCATCCTGTGAGTGCgcggggggcggggcgggcgggggtCGGCGGGGGCTGCGGGCGGCTCTGACGCGACGACTGCTCCGCGCAGGCACGACGTGGCGGAGGTGGCCGGGCTGGCGTCCTTTTCCTTCGGCGACGACGAGGACTCGCGCTACGTGATGGTCTTCAAGAAGGCAAGGCCCCGCGCGGCCCCCGGGCGCCTCCCCCCGCGCCCCGCGCCGGCCCCGCGCCCGCCCTCACCGGCCTTTCCCCCGCCAGGAGTTCGCGCCCTGCGATGAGGAGCTGGACGCCTACCGCCGCGGGGAGGAGTGGGACCCGCAGCAGGCCGAGGAGCGGCGGCGGATGAAGGTGCGCCCGGCGCCcgcggcgggggtggggggagaaggagcGGGGCGCGGTTGAGGGGCGCCTGCCCCGCCCCGCGCCCCGCCCCTCCGCGAGGGTCGCCCTGCGCCCCCGTGCGCCTCTAAGGGGGCGGGCTGTCCCCCGTTCGGTCCCCAGGAGCTCGCGCAGAGGCAGGCGGCGGAGGAGGCGCTGCGAGGCCCTCTGGTGGTGAACCCGCAGAGCGACTACAAGGAGAAGTACAGCCGCTTGATCGGCAAGGTGGCCGCCAAGGACGCCGCCCACGCCATGGAGGCCAACAAGGCCTACGGCTGCGGTGAGTGGGCGGGGAGGGCTCCGCAGGGCGAGAGCGGCTGGGCCCTCGGGTCCCCCGGGGGGCCTCTGGAACCCCACCTCCTGCGCTCTCCACCTTCCAGTTCCAGTCGCCAACAAGAGGGACACCCGCTCCATCGAAGAGGCCATGAACGAGATCAGGGCGAAGAAGCGGCTGCGCCAGAGCGAAGAGGAGGGCTCGGCCCCGCCGGCAAAGAGCTCGTAGGGGGTCCAGCTGCCTCGCCCCCGGGGCCGCTGCTGTTGGGGGGACTCAGCGGGGACGGGCAGGACGCCCcaccctcctccccttcctttcttgaATACTAAAGCTCTAGCTAGAGTCGCTTTTTAGCACGGCCGGGGAGAATAACTTTAAAGGTTGCGCCAGCCAAGGAGAAGAGGTCGCCATGGACGTACGCACCTCCAGGGGTCCCTGTGCGCGAATGCGCATCCCCCTCCCCGTTCTCCTTTTCTGTTAAGCTCTGTTATCCGGCTTGGCTGTGACATTTGAGTCACACAAGGGGCCCCCTCTGTGGCTTACTTTTTGGAAGGCTGGGTTGTGGGGCTGCAGCCCCCTGGCTTTGCCATCCAAATTCCCCACTTCTACCCCATCTGCAGCAGGCATCTTCGTTGGGGCTGCGGCTCGGCCTCTGCCCCTCACGAGGAAGGTGACCCGCTGCCCCCGGAAGACCTGGAGTTGAACTACCTCCTCCTCACCGCTTACGCTCGCCCTGCCAGaggtccccctcccctccccctcccgagAGCCCCGTTCGTTGGTGTCCACGCAGCTGAGCTGCACATTGTGCGAGAACAAAGTCCACCAGGAAAGAGCAGTGGCGGTGGGGCTTCCTTTGGGGCAGGGCAGATGTCAGCGCCTTTATTACTTAGCTGGTCTCGGCTCCCTTTGGATGACTTCAATAAGTGTGTAAATAATGCTGGATTTTTATTCGCTTCTCCCTCCCTGTCGCTTTGTTTTGGGAGCTGAGACACGGAGGGGTATCCCAGAAGCCTGGTTTTAACATCTGGAGGGGGATACCATATCCATGTCCCATTAAACACTTCCTGTCAGCGTTTTGTGTTTGCTTCCAGTTCTTTGGAAAGAAGAGAcaagattttgtatttttgtttgtgcAGGTAGGAAAAGCTGGCCAAGGTCCCACATTATTCCTTGGAATGAATTGGCAGCCATGTGCAGCATGGGTGGGCCTGGGCTGCTCTTGCCTTCTGGGCTTGCTTAGGGCTTTCTGGGGCGGGTGGGGGCTAGACTTCGGGTCTGACTTCACTGCAGGCATCCTGCCTGCCTGCGGTGGGGATTCAGAGCTTGGCCTTGCGAAAGTGGGGCCCTTGGGTAGGTCGGCTCTGTTCAGATGCATGCCAGGCTCCTGGACAAAGTGGACATGACAGACGGGAGCAGGGAGCCCCAGGTCACCCTTTCTCAAGAacgacacagacacacacagtaaCCTGGCACAGCAGCCTTTCTGTTCAGCCCCCCAAAGTGGAGTTGGGGAAATTCCACAGTTGTTCTACAGTTGTGTTCAGAAAAGAGACAGGGATGAAACCCCAAAGGCCCCCCGCTGGTGTTGGGACCATGTTTTGCAGGCAGAGAAGAGGTTGCTGTCAGCCCCCTGGCTCACCATCTGGAGCTCTCACTTGGCCAGAGGATGCCGGAATTTGCGCCCAGCAAAGTGTGCTTTATCAGCCAGCTCTTCCTCGATCCTGCAAAAAGGCAGAGAGTGGCTGGCCTTAATCCACGGCACCCTGCAGCAGACTCCCCAGAAGAAGATAGGGTGGCagcggggggggggtgtcttgtCTACTCACCTCATCAGCTGGTTGTACTTGGCCAAGCGCTCCGAGCGGCAGGGGGCTCCAGTTTTGATCTGCAAGTGGATGCCAAGGTATTATTTTAGGAGGCGGCTGTGTGCCCTGGGAGGATAGAGGCAGGGCTGCTGGTCTCTCACCTGCCCAGTGCACAGCCCGACCACCAGGTCTGCGATGAAGGTGTCCTCGGTCTCCCCGGAACGGTGGCTCACCATGACTCCCCAGCCGTTGCTCTGGGCCAGCTTGCAGCTGGAAGCCAAGAGAAGGAAAAGCTCAAGCAAGCAGGCAGACCGCCACCCAGGAGGGATTCCCCCACCCCTCTTACAGAGGGGCCACCCGCAGGCCTtcagccccccacccacccaccagcaAGGTACTCACGCCTGGATGGACTCCATGACAGAGCCAATCTGGTTGACCTTGAGGAGGAGGCAATTGCAGGCCTTCTGCTCCACCGCCTTCTGGATCCGCTTGGGGTTGGTCACGGTCAAGTCATCCCCCACAATCTGGATCTGCACCTCGGTCAGGAATTTCTTCCATATCTCCCAGTCATCCTGGTCAAATGGATCCTCAATGGAGACCACTGAGGGAGAGCGGCGAGAAGTCAGTTCTCCTGCTCTGATATACATTTATCGGCTGAGGGCCAAAAAGAGCTCCTGAGTGCACACTGGGAGCCAGCCCTCCCCTGTTGTCTGCCTCCTTGGCAGCCTGTCCTCATCACCTGGGTAGTTCTTGATGAAGGTCTGGTAAAGCTCCCCCAGCTTCTCCCCAGAGATGTAGCGGTTCGGGTCGTCAGGAGACTTGAAATCCAGGTCGTATTTGCCTTTGCGGAAAAACTCGGAGGCAGCCACGTCCATCCCAATGACCACTTTGTCGGGGTAGCCAGCTTTCTCGATGGCGCTCTTCAACAACTCCAGGGCTGCAGGGGGGGAAACTGGTGGATTGAGGAGCACCCCAGACTCTCGCCCAAACCAGCTGCATTGCAGTGCCTGAGCAAAAGAAGCCCCTTCCAGCTCTGAGtgaatgcgggggggggggggtctggatTGCAGGACCACCTGCTGAGATCTCCAGCCTGCCTGTGCAATTCAGGCAAGCTGGCGGCAATCCTTGGAAAGGTCGACTGCCATGTTTCCGCTGACAGATAATGCTGCAACTTTCTAAAGAGATGTAACGCTggggaaaaattattctgctgGGTGACACAAATGGACAAGTGGGAACGAGATGAGAGAAATCAGAAAAAGTGGCCGGGCCGTTTGTGGGCCCAAGGATTGAGAACGGGAACCGTTTGCGGAGTCTCTGCTTCGAAAACCCTCAGTTGGTTCGACTATGCAGCTTAAGCCCAGGCTGTTCGTACTTAAACGtggcaaaggaatgaatgcaAATACGAATGATTTGCGTGAAGAACAAGGGAATGGGAGCAATGAGCGGCTCTGAAACGGGGGAGACCATTTTTGAGTGGCCTCAAGGGTGGAGCTCAGGAAAATGGAccccaaagaaaatgaaagaaagggagagagttGGTCAGTGCTGATGGGAAAGAGACAAGGGggtgtgatgtccccttggttgttttAACGTTTGTGTCAGTAAATTTATAGGGGATTGTTGTGTGCTGCTGATGTTAGAGATGTGTTGTCTCAGGATGTGATTGTGTGCAAGCTGATGGTGTGTTGTTGGTTGAGAAGCAGTTATTTGCCTTGAACGGATGGGTTGTATGTTTGTGAACAGAAGCAAAAATCAGTGCGAATGAGAGCTTTCAATCAGCcccgtgtggcgcagaggggcagcattgcaaccgaaaaccCTCCCtgcgacccaagtttgatcccagcggaagccagattctcgggtagccggctcaggtcgactcagcctcccatccttccgaggtcggtaaaaggagcacccggcttgctggggaaggggacaactggggaaggcaatggcaaaccaccccgctatggtctgctgagaaaacgt includes:
- the SPAG7 gene encoding sperm-associated antigen 7; this translates as MADLLGSILSAMEPPPSLDDREARRAREQSARLRTLQEQEKRQKAAFRKRMEREVSAFIQDSAQPRRRFRPMSKIERSILHDVAEVAGLASFSFGDDEDSRYVMVFKKEFAPCDEELDAYRRGEEWDPQQAEERRRMKELAQRQAAEEALRGPLVVNPQSDYKEKYSRLIGKVAAKDAAHAMEANKAYGCVPVANKRDTRSIEEAMNEIRAKKRLRQSEEEGSAPPAKSS